acatctACCAGACAGAGAATCTCTAACTGCATAGAAGGCTATGAGGAGTTTTTGCTGGCGCAACCCATGGTGTGTTCCCAAGAGAGAAGGAACTTAAGTAGTAGTTAACTTTTTACTTTCTATTAAAATTCCACTTAAACAGTAACACAGGGGAATGGCCACTTACAGAAAATATAGACAATTGTACAGAGTTGTCAAAGAGAAAACCATTTTATCTAAAGCAGCAATGCTCTGTACAGAGCACTTTTTATATTCACTGCAGCTGTAAGACTACCACCAGCACCTAGTATAGCACCAATGCTCACAACAGAGTCCAATCACCCCCATCACAGATTTTCCCCTGAGACAAGCAGAGTCTTTACTGCATCGTGCTACATGCTGTACAACAGGTCCCTCATCCTGAATTCATTCTGCATTTCAAAGACAATGCTAGTTTCTTTGGAGAAAGCAGTCAGATTACTCTGACCAAccccttcaaaagcaaaagtctATTTCCATCCTAAGGAGAGCAGTGTTACGACAGAGAAGAATTGTCTTCATCTTTCACTGTTCACATTCTCTTTGGATAGGTTACACTGGCAATTCGAAAGAATTCATCAGCAGCATCAAGGGCAATGAGACGATCCTGCACAAAAGAATAAGTGGCAATATGATGAACAGAGACAATAGCCAATAGCACTGTCTGTGGCTCTTGTAACAAAAAGGGTTGCAAGTCAGTTTTGTTCAGTACATTGCTATCTCCTATTCTGTATTTGTAAAAGACTGtagtcatgctgcagtttgctccGTCACAGACAAGTGGCGCTGTGAACTACATTGTGACAAGAAGCAGTGGAAAGGCTACCCAGACAAGCCACAGAGGGTCAGCCAGAACaggtggcagcagccctccagctcTGACTCCTCTGCCTGCCAGCCTTGGGGCTTATGCCTCCAGGATCCAGATCCCCAAGCAGGGGAGCCCCACTActggccaccttcctcctcccagGCAAGCCTAGCAACTTGCTGCTTGCACTGAAGAGTAATGGTGGGGACTGAAGGAGAAGAGGAGGCTAAGGCAGAGGAAGAATGATGGGCAACGTCAAGATGACCATCAGGAGGAAGAGGCAGTGAGACTGGGACCAAAGGATGTGAGGAgacagaggaggaaggagggtggTAGCTGAGGAGGCAGTGACAAGAATAGCAGGATTAGCAGGAGAAGGAGGCAAGATTGGGActggagaagaagaggaggaacggCAGGAGGCTGAgtaggaggcggcggcggcagcagtacGAGGAAGAGAATGATAAAATGCGGCTGTGGCAAAGTGAGGCTTGGCTGGGCAGTCCCCGTGCTACAGGCTGCTACGGTGAAAAGTGCATGAGGCAAGAGAGCAcctgaagcacacacacacacctgtcctaTCTTTCGCCCGAGAGGGGACAGAACAAAGTTTGGCAATGTCTAAGGGGAGGGGGTTGGTGGGGTATTTCCACATTCAAGCAAGCTTGCAGTGATGTAAAGTCAAGGGCTGaatcaggcataaaatcattTCTCTATTCATGGTGGACAACCCTAGACTGGACCAATCATGAGCATAACTATATATAGTTAGGCAGGGACTACTAGGCATAAACCAATAAACCTTCCAAATCACACTGATTTTAATGCAATGTTAGTAGACTGCTCTATGTTCAGTGTTCTTCTCTGCTGCACATGTCTCTATTTTAATAATGTATTGTTCTCCCCCACCCCGAAAGATTGGTATTTGCAAAGATGTGAACTGGAGTAAGTGGGCAAGCCGGGGCTGGGAACATAGCTCACGCGAAGGGTCAGGCTGCTGTGTTAAGGAGACTAAATCTTCAGTTTCCAGCCACTTAAAATCATCTGCAATCCCTTTCCCTTGTCTTCATAGTCTTTGTGGTTACGGGGGCCACCTTAGAACTGTGTGAACTGGAAATGTGTGTCTGGGTGCTatttagggataggtgagaattctgctgaattcagatttagcactggatttttcagtggttCGCATATTCTCCAACTCTGCAGAACAAACCTGTGTGCTCCTAACTTCAGCAGCTTTTCCCGACACcagatacttatttatttattatatttataccccctcctttcttttcataatagaaacccaaggcggcttacatatggttcccaggcggtctcccatccaggcactgaccagacctgaccttgcttagcttcagcagggcgctggcctcatgtgccttcagaccagagcctgggaatatattgttcttttatcgATTTTTTTCACAGCACATCTGCAGagctctctctcggtctctctgcGCCACCCCCTCCTCAAAAAAATCCAAGCTCCAAGAGTGGAGGAAACAAGCCAAGCCTACAATAGTGGAGAACGCAAAGcagctttcctttcaaaatgatcgtttctttcaaaatatcgatattaatattgatattttgggggagaaaaaaaatcagaccGGTAAAAGCAATAGATAGCGGACAAAGagtgaactcaaattgatactgcctgtttagtggaatgctttcaaaatagcactggccaacagatcccacccTTCTGCTGTTCACACATTTCTAAGCTGTTCTCTGCAACCACAAGTTTGCAGAAACAAGTAATGTTTTCTCTAACTTAAGGGAGGCTAATCAATCTTAGCTTTATTATCCAAGCGTCTTTCCTGTTTTGTGTATATTTTAGGGGGGGTTACACTGAATTGAGGGCAGTTTCATGAAAGAAGATGTGAAGCAGTCACAGAAAAGAGAGACTTACCACCACAAAAAGGTATCTCTCTGAAAGCTCCCAGCTTGTCGGGAAAATAGTTGTCTCCTCAGACAGCTTCAAGAGGATTTCATAGGCTTTGCTCATATTCCGAGAGTCACTAACAATGCTTCGTTTGGTCACTGATAACAGGGTATCTGCTTCCTTGTGAAAACCTAGGGCAGCATTTTAAGTCCCACTTTAGCAAATGCCATGCTCTGTTAGTTACAGCAAACATTGTTTCAAAGGAACAAAATATACCCCAAATCTAAGCAACACCTGGCAGAAACACGTGAGGTCTACTAGTACAGAGAAATGGGGCACGATCAACATGGGCAAAAAGTGAAATATTTTGCTGTCACACAAAATTGAGAATATTGTgcgccaccccagtctctgagctgtgagagatctccaggggtccctgcgctcttccagggtttggtttccttggaaagaaggttagcagagactgtggtgtctttatgaaatatggtttgtttatttacacacattccagcttaagatggaggggttcaaagcatttgAAGTCCAATAGGTATTGCTTTTCCATCATGTTCGATAACAACTTTGTTAGACTTCAGTGTGCCACAAGGCTATTTCTTAATAGCTACAgtaatttctcttaatatgcacTATTTTCTTTCCACTTGCAATTTGATCTAGAATTCATCCAGTATCAGGCCTTTAACACTAACTGAAAATATCGtcttcctttctcttcctttAAACTTTCTCATTTATTGTGTCTGTAGAACACACAAGATCTTCAAAATTAGCCGTATATTATACAGTATACCCACTTCAAGCTGAAATCCTTCTGCCATCatcatttcgggggggggggttaaaccagaacacacacacattccccttCCACATCCCAGAGAAACTTACAAATGTACTCCTTCCATAGCAACTAGGTTGCTTCTTGTATCCTGAATCCATGTGGATAGGAAAAAAATATCTATGCAACTTAACAGACTTACCCAAATCTTCCAAAATGCGTTTCCACCTGTTTCTCACTTCCTTTCGCATTTGGCGTAGAGTATAGATGTCATAGTTCAGCTTTTGCCATTCCTGCAAAAGGAGAAGTGAACCAGCCATTTTTACTCCTCCACAATTCAGTTCTTTCTGATCTCCACtggtcttcacacttgcaggctcatttacattttaaacacCGTTAAGCGACACCGATTTATTCAAGAGCCCTGCATAACCTTAGCCAGTTTTTCCATACTCTAACATTCTATTGTGTGTGCTGTGTATGAAGGAGCAGACCTAAAATCCCATACACATACTATTCTCTCTTCCCCACTCCTGCATTTATACCCATTTTGTGGGGAGGAAGT
This DNA window, taken from Rhineura floridana isolate rRhiFlo1 chromosome 2, rRhiFlo1.hap2, whole genome shotgun sequence, encodes the following:
- the MREG gene encoding melanoregulin isoform X1, which gives rise to MGLSDWLDAWWWCCCCRGRCLGDAALSEKEPLVSNNNPYASFGATQAWDEEKNLWSVPHDISHTEADDDRILYNLIVVRDKLDKDSEEWQKLNYDIYTLRQMRKEVRNRWKRILEDLGFHKEADTLLSVTKRSIVSDSRNMSKAYEILLKLSEETTIFPTSWELSERYLFVVDRLIALDAADEFFRIASVTYPKRM
- the MREG gene encoding melanoregulin isoform X2 — translated: MRRRVQQSNLLPDGALYHKWIVQFCTTRFCRNQQGTLPVPLPGVLNSQFLTIGWPSTAAEEHHVIAVTCWNCSEWQKLNYDIYTLRQMRKEVRNRWKRILEDLGFHKEADTLLSVTKRSIVSDSRNMSKAYEILLKLSEETTIFPTSWELSERYLFVVDRLIALDAADEFFRIASVTYPKRM